In Papaver somniferum cultivar HN1 chromosome 9, ASM357369v1, whole genome shotgun sequence, the genomic stretch TGGATGATGAACGACGACGACGAAGAAGATGATGCTGTTAtgagtgcataacatgtcatgcagtcaAAAAATGGATGCGTAACACATCATccgacatctttgttattttgtgggAAAtttaaaattgatgcataatgcatcatgcagtcgagaaaatggatgcataatgcattatgcatcgagaaaattgttgcataatcttttatgcatcgagaaaatggatgcataacctgatatgcatccttaaatatggttgcataaccaaTTATGCATTAACTTTTTTATGTAcggactaaaatcaaccaaaacaatggctacataactcgttatagatgcataactttgttatgcagtcgagaaaatgattgcataattcgttatgcgtctgcataatgtgttatgcatctgttttggaggctgctaatgaatatgtagtcagttttcgaaacttttccctaaaacgatgatcacctccgactttttcgtgaaaaacaaaaatttgatattgtagtTTGTACTCGTtatgtagctctcttaaaaagatttccgacgatataaaatttgaaaaattccaaaacgcggatttttagatatgttatatccaagttgtatTGCCAATTATACcactgaaaaattaggctgcataccGAGTTAtacctgaaaaaatagtatgcataacaagttatgtattgattcttaataatttcggataattttgggtgtcacggtatctaaaattaattgtggacctgacaataaaaatattattatttttgagcctgcgcctaattttcccttgtCTTTTCGGTTTTGGGCTAGGCTGTCTTTGACTCCTTACTCTCGCTAGAGAGTATCCCATGTAATTTTCTTTAGAGTATCCcatgtaattttctttttatggTTTGGTTGTAAGCAGTTCATATTTCTCTAATCTAATCTTTCTTTcacgatcaaaaaaaataaataaaattgatacccgacccaaaataacgcCGAGTCAGACGTATGACCAGAATTAATCGTAGAATCAGATCCGAGTCAGTCTCAAACAAACAAGGTTTAAAACCAGCTTCAACCGATTCCGTTTTAATGGATATCCGTTATGGAGTAAAAACATTAAAAGTATGAGTTTCACAAATTAATACAGAGTCTAAAGGGTGATTTAGAGGAGTGAATCGGATCACCACTTACACATCTTATTACAGAAAACTATCAAAATTCACAGGAATCATAGCttgcaagaaaataaataaaaattcaatTAGCTTCTGATAATTTGTTAAATAGATACATTGAAATCTAACGAAGCATATTATTCTCAAGTGACATTACAGAGTAATACAGATCTTCTCCGATCTATAATCAACAAATCCTGGCTCCACGTTCTTGAATGGTCCTCTGACTGGAAAATGAGATAAGAATGGGCAAGAGTGAAATCCACTTATCTCTCTTTCCAATGGTTAAGAAGTTCCTCCAGTCTCAGTCTCCAGATCTAAATATTTTGAGAGGAAATATCATCATGCTGATATATTTTGTTGTTGACGATGGTATTGCTGCTATTGAACACTCATCTTCCATGATCTTGTTGCACAGAGACGCAcaaatgaagttagggtttggaacTTTGGATACTTCCTTTCACTCTCTACACAAACAAGggaagttgaggcacaaatgaCGGCCAAGAAGAGGAAACTATACTACTTATACGGGTTACACATGTGCTAGTTTACTTTAGGGTTTACATATCACCATTGATTTcactttttattattttgatcTAACGGCTGATCCACAATACACGTGGACGACTATGTTATTTGCTACCAGGCACCGGAACAATAAATTCACATCTCTTGTATTCTGTTGTTGCCCTTGACTCCTTAAAATGAAGCATCAAACTCAATCACATGCATGAACGCACTTCCTAGAATGAGTGTGCGGGGACTACGATATCAAGCAGAGCCAAGTAACTCTTTAACATCTACTAGGGATAACTTCATCCACCTTTCACTTAATACCACCTTCATTCAACTGAAAACCGAAGTAGATGAACAAGAAATACAGGTAGGTTAAGTTATACCTGTTGTTCTGTAGTAGGTAGGTATACTACTAGCACACTGACGACTCATTTCCggaataatgatttaaatgataaAACATTAATACAGATGTCTGGAAGAATAAAATCCATTTCTGAGATTCACAATCATATATGAGGGCATCTATACAAGATATGGTAAACATTTAAGTCAAGTTAGTAAAGATTGCTGCACCCTAAACTACCAAGTACGTATACTGTACATGAGTTATTCAACTGTAATCATATCACCATTCCACTCGCCATAAGTGAAACATAATTACTGTTGGACACAAGAGATGTTCGAGATACCTCCTCCAGCTTCCCATTTTCCAAAAGCAATATGCGATCAGCCATTAGAACAGTTTCTAATCTGTGGGCAATCACAAGTACCTGCAATCATGAGGTACACAGACAGAGCTGAGACTTTCACAACATGGGACACACATTGtacaaatcaaaagaaaaataagtttATTGTTCTTACAGTACGATTTTCCATTAGCCGCTCTAAAGCTTGTCTGACCAAGAGCTCAGATTTGCTATCAAGAGCAGAAGTTGCTTCATCCAAGAGCAGTATAGAGGAATCTTGATAGATTGCCCTTGCAATAGCTAGCCTACAATTTGTAAGGGAAGTTAATCAGATTAGGAGCACCTTTCTATATGAAGGTAATAAAGCTTTGATCTCAGACGTAGTCCCGTTTCCAAGCTTAAACTGAGtaatttctagggtttgagaTCTCACCTCTGTTTCTGGCCCCCACTAAAAATTGAACCCCTTTGTCCAATATTGGTTTCATATCCTGCCGGAAGGTTTCTGATGAACTCATCTGCATTTGCAGTCTTTGCTGCATGCTCAACTTTCTTCATATCAATTTTTCCTAAGAAATCCCGATAGCCAATGTTTTCAGCAACTGTGCCTGAGAAAAGTGTCTGAAAAGCATATGTCAACAATcttttcatgaaattaaacagaGATAAACTACCCAGAAAAGACCAACCTAACTGATACTTTGTCAAACAAAATGACGAAATGCAACTATAGCATACCAGGTTCAAAATTCAAATAATGTCGGAGGCTTTAATAAGATAAATATCTATGCTTGAGATGTATGTATCGTGCAAAACCACAAGAACTGccaggaaaagaagaaaaagaaaacactcACTGTATCCTGAGAAACTAGACCAACATGCCGCCGAAGACTTTCCAGTGTACAGCTCCGGATATTTTGATCATCAATAAGGATAGAGCCTGCCAATAAAAGAAGACAACAGTTAGTAACGCAAGAAATTGAGTTGATATCACATGATCAGAATAAAAAGGACACAAGCGCTGATTAGTATAGATAGTTGGCTTGGCCACAATGAAATAATACacgtaacccactcaagtatatcAGATATTTTTAATCCCGTACCACATAGAGGCTCATAAAGACGAAGAAGCAGTTTCAAGAAGGTCGTCTTTCCCCCTCCAGAGGGCCCAACAAGAGCCACAGTCTCTCCAGGTTTGATATGAAGATTCAATGCATCTAAGACAAAAGGCATATTTTCTCCGTACTTGAATGATACATTGCAAAACTTTACATCCCCAGTAACAGACCCCAAATCAACTGCATCTGGTTTTTCAATAACCTGTATTCAGAAATACGAGAAGCAGAACTTTGAAATATGCTTTGCTGCACGCAGAGCAATCAGCAAACATAACCTATCTTTAATCTCTATAATAAAATAAATCACAACTGAAGATGAAAATAGTAAAATGCTCAAAGCATATAGTTCCTATTCCAACCATAACCTATCTTTAGTCTCTATAATAAAATAAATCACAACTGAAGATGAAAATAGTAAAATGCGCAAAGCATATAGTTTCTATTCCACAGACGCATCCTTTTTAGTGTGAACATAGGGTTGGTCAACTCTGAGCTAGTGTGAACAATTGCCACCAATTCTTTTTGAGTCAGCCGAACCATATGATCCATAGACAGTCTTCGGAGAATAAATCTATGTCTTACATTTTACCCATTTAGGTCACGGTAAACAACCTGTACTAAGTCAGGATAAAGGAGCTTGGCGAGCAAACGGTAAAACCTCAGCCATTCCCCTATGAAAATAGGGTCACAATAGGCTTGGGGAGCCAACGATAGATCAATAGATACCAAGATGGGTGACTACTACGGAAGTCCTCGTGTACCTTTGTTTGGTTGAAAACCAGCCCTTTCCTTAGAAAAGGGAGGGAGCAGTCCTCGTATTTTTTTATGGGACTAAAAAggcttagaagaagaagaagcttatAATAAATagcaaaaataacacaaaaattgATTACCTGAGAgctgaacttggttaaatcgaacaAGCGCTCAATAGCTGGTTCTCCTTGTTTCAACTCACTGTATGCCTTACCAACACCCTGCATGATTCTTTGTGTTTAGCTAGAATGACCCAATATGGAACGAAAGAAAATAAGTGAATAATCACAAAGCATCGAGCGAACACTAGTAAGTTAGCAATTGAATGTGAATGATAAACCACGTCTAGGAGTTATATATACATAATTTCTGTTGCTTAGAATACAAACATGTAGGTAACAAAAGTGATTTGGGAACATGAAAATAGAGTACTTCGCATGCTTCAAGTTCGTTTTTGCTTCAACCAAAGAGGGGGGGTGACAATCATTGATTCTGATTAGAGGATCAAACTATTACCTGGATCGGCTCTATCAATAGAAACAGTGAAGTTACAAAAGAAAGCATGCTTGCACCATCAATAGTTCCTCTGGAAACCACCACTGAACCAACACAAAATATTAACAGCGTTCCGATATATACACCTTGTACAATCTGAGGAATGAATGCTTTCATTCTCTTCTTTTTCAACTGTTCAGATAGGTCTGCCTGTGCAAGCTTTTGGAAACGTGCGCTCTCACACCGCTCAGCATTACTTGCTTTTATAAAAAGCATCGACGGAAGGACCTGCAAATTCAAAATTAGTGTTTTCCATTTACAAATAAACCCGAAAATTGAGACCTTCTGAACTattccaacaacaacaaaagtacAACTTCCAAATCTGCAAAGAAGCAACATCCCATTTCTAATTACTAGTATCAAGAAACATACCTCATTCAAGTAAGCAGACAACTTGGCCACAGTAAGATGTGCCTTCTTTGATATTTTTGCAAGCCGATGGCCTAGATAGCCAATAACAATGCATATACACGGAATGACCTGCACATTCACAAATCACCTTAAAAATTACTCACCTCCGCAAACAACTATTCAAATCAAGCAAAATTACTATTAGAAAATGCTCTACAGACTTAGCAATTCAATCTTACCAAGGCCGAAACCAACGAAAGAATTGGACTAACTTTCATCATCTGAGTTGCCATTGCTGCTAATTGCAGCCCACTCGGCACAATCGTCTATTCCATATAATAAAATCATACATTGCAAAAGCAAGAACATAATACACATTAAAATCAGTAATTTTAGGTATTCAAACAAAATTgagcttcaaatcttcaattaaaaagcAAATCATCAAATAGACTCACATTGAGTAAAGCATATACAGTATCAGCAATATCCGAAGCCTCAGCGGTAATCCGATACGCAACATCCCCAGTCAAAACACCACCCCCACCTTCAAAAAAGCTCAAATTTCTCTTCAAAACCCTCTCATAAACATAAACCCTAATCTTATAAGAAGAATTCAAAGCCGCTTCCCAAAGGAAAACCTGTTGCCAATAAGTCGCCACCAACCTAgccaaaaccaaaacccccaaaaacaaaccctctttCGGCAATCGTGTAGCATCAATTTTACTGAAAATCTCAGAGAATTTCCCAACTTTAGGAACAACTTTAGAAAGACAATAAACTGAGATAAAACTACAAACCCAACCCTTAATAATCG encodes the following:
- the LOC113308941 gene encoding ABC transporter B family member 29, chloroplastic-like, which codes for MAVIRFTPPPLLCPSTSSFKQKPTYLNLHSKTSTIKLISLKTRHTRIHSSFSPVNHSSVNKQKTESRFESLPLTLPSLSPIKPFVQSEWKSIIKGWVCSFISVYCLSKVVPKVGKFSEIFSKIDATRLPKEGLFLGVLVLARLVATYWQQVFLWEAALNSSYKIRVYVYERVLKRNLSFFEGGGGVLTGDVAYRITAEASDIADTVYALLNTIVPSGLQLAAMATQMMKVSPILSLVSALVIPCICIVIGYLGHRLAKISKKAHLTVAKLSAYLNEVLPSMLFIKASNAERCESARFQKLAQADLSEQLKKKRMKAFIPQIVQGVYIGTLLIFCVGSVVVSRGTIDGASMLSFVTSLFLLIEPIQGVGKAYSELKQGEPAIERLFDLTKFSSQVIEKPDAVDLGSVTGDVKFCNVSFKYGENMPFVLDALNLHIKPGETVALVGPSGGGKTTFLKLLLRLYEPLCGSILIDDQNIRSCTLESLRRHVGLVSQDTTLFSGTVAENIGYRDFLGKIDMKKVEHAAKTANADEFIRNLPAGYETNIGQRGSIFSGGQKQRLAIARAIYQDSSILLLDEATSALDSKSELLVRQALERLMENRTVLVIAHRLETVLMADRILLLENGKLEEVSRTSLVSNSNYVSLMASGMVI